One segment of Erigeron canadensis isolate Cc75 chromosome 2, C_canadensis_v1, whole genome shotgun sequence DNA contains the following:
- the LOC122589280 gene encoding 1-aminocyclopropane-1-carboxylate oxidase homolog 1-like has protein sequence MVLDNTLSIIQPNYDRRSEITAFDETKTGVKGLVDAGITEIPRIFHTNSNENIFNDSSDEQLLLPTIDLEGIDENPIRRKEVMQEVKDALQSWGFFQIVNHGIPNSMLEEMQKSVRGFHEQDDAVKKEWYTRDVRGKVIYNCNFDLYAASVTSWRDSFYCQMTPDPPQPDELPLPCRDIWPQYSSCVLKLGGCLLELIAEALGLHPNHLLDMGCAEGLAILGHYYPPCPQPELAIGIPNHTDNSFITILLQDHVGGLKVFYQNQWTDVPPIPGALVVNAGDMLQLITNDKFVSAQHKVIANKNGPRVSIASFFSTSSIPTMKVFEPIKELLTEDKPAKYRGTTVQEYVDYYREKGLGTSTLQDFKI, from the exons ATGGTTCTGGATAACACACTTTCAATAATTCAACCAAATTACGATCGTAGATCTGAAATAACAGCATTCGACGAAACCAAAACCGGTGTCAAAGGACTTGTTGATGCCGGAATCACGGAAATCCCACGTATATTCCACACGAATTCGAATGAAAACATATTTAACGACTCATCCGACGAACAGTTGCTTCTTCCAACTATCGACTTAGAAGGAATAGATGAAAATCCCATAAGACGAAAAGAGGTGATGCAGGAAGTGAAGGATGCATTACAAAGTTGGGGGTTCTTTCAAATTGTGAATCATGGAATACCAAATAGTATGTTGGAGGAAATGCAAAAGAGTGTTAGAGGGTTTCATGAGCAAGATGATGCGGTGAAGAAAGAGTGGTACACTAGAGATGTGAGGGGGAAAGTGATTTACAATTGCAATTTCGACTTGTATGCTGCGTCGGTTACTAGCTGGAGAGACTCATTCTATTGCCAAATGACTCCTGATCCTCCTCAACCGGATGAGTTGCCACTGCCCTGCAG AGATATATGGCCACAATACTCAAGTTGTGTGTTAAAACTTGGAGGTTGTTTGCTTGAGTTAATAGCAGAGGCTCTTGGGCTTCATCCTAACCACCTTTTGGACATGGGTTGTGCTGAAGGACTTGCTATTCTTGGCCATTACTATCCCCCTTGTCCACAACCAGAGTTAGCAATAGGCATCCCCAACCATACGGATAACAGTTTCATCACGATTCTTCTCCAAGACCATGTTGGCGGCCTCAAAGTGTTTTATCAAAACCAATGGACGGATGTTCCTCCTATCCCTGGTGCTCTAGTAGTAAATGCGGGAGATATGCTACAG TTGATTACAAACGATAAGTTTGTAAGTGCACAACACAAAGTGATAGCAAATAAGAATGGTCCAAGAGTATCTATTGCATCATTCTTTTCAACAAGCTCAATTCCAACCATGAAAGTGTTCGAACCAATCAAGGAGTTGCTAACGGAAGACAAACCAGCCAAGTATAGAGGCACAACGGTGCAAGAATATGTCGATTACTACAGGGAAAAGGGACTTGGAACTTCCACCCTACAAgatttcaagatttaa
- the LOC122587694 gene encoding DNA-binding protein HEXBP-like: MFFKEFWSEAEVTKLRSEFLNDCQGNMSLNEFRSQFLDKAQFCPKFLENDQLLKEQFYLKLRKNLREKISLRQMESFSMLADVARDHEIEMSRVDEGVLKRRYEDVNSPSKRPKQEGSSGNHPNKRNVPFCRQCKKNHPGVCRATDKGCYTCGKPGHTSRECRSKPQRPIICFKCFEEGHMRSSYPKLTEEERLEERRREAERKNAQTHGNQRGRSFQLSVEQARNTDDVVTCFMASDAGLKA; the protein is encoded by the exons ATGTTCTTCAAGGAGTTCTGGTCGGAGGCCGAGGTAACTAAGTTGAGGAGTGAATTCCTCAATGATTGTCAAGGCAACATGAGCTTGAACGAATTTCGATCCCAATTCTTGGACAAAGCTCAATTTTGTCCGAAGTTTCTTGAAAATGACCAATTGCTCAAGGAGCAATTTTATTTGAAGTTGAGGAAGAATCTTCGGGAGAAGATTAGCTTGCGTCAAATGGAGTCTTTCTCCATGTTGGCGGATGTAGCCCGGGACCATGAAATTGAGATGTCAAGGGTTGATGAAGGTGTTTTGAAGAGAAGGTATGAGGATGTAAATTCTCCAAGCAAGCGGCCTAAACAAGAGGGTAGTTCCGGGAACCACCCCAATAAAAGAAATGTCCCGTTTTGTCGTCAATGCAAGAAGAACCATCCGGGGGTTTGTAGAGCGACGGACAAGGGGTGTTACACTTGTGGGAAGCCGGGGCACACTAGCCGGGAATGTAGGTCTAAACCTCAAAGACCTATTATATGCTTTAAGTGCTTTGAAGAGGGCCACATGAGAAGCTCATACCCAAAATTGACGGAGGAGGAGAGgttagaagaaagaagaagggagGCGGAGAGGAAGAATGCTCAAACACATGGGAATCAAAGAGGAAGGTCCTTTCAACTCTCCGTGGAACAAGCAAGAAACACCGATGATGTTGTCACAT gtttcatggcttctgatgctggtctCAAGGcttga